A genomic region of Papaver somniferum cultivar HN1 chromosome 7, ASM357369v1, whole genome shotgun sequence contains the following coding sequences:
- the LOC113298371 gene encoding THO complex subunit 2-like isoform X2 translates to MSLPPIECKFITEECLREWKNGNTNFMLPDSVPMLRFLYELCWTMVYGDLPFQKCKVALDSVEFSDKTTNEEISSVFADIVTQMSQDLTMPGENRARLITVAKWLVESALVPLRLFQERCEEEFLRESEMIKIKAPDLKAKEVRVNTRLLYQQTKFNLLREESEGYAKLVTLLCQSGAEALSQNASGATISTIKSLIGHFDLDPNRVFDIVLECFELQPDNHLFLDLIPIFPKSHASQILGFKFQYYQRMDVMSPVPSGLYQLAAALVKADFINLDSIYSHLLPKDEDAFELYDSFSAKRFDEAHKIGKINLAATGKDLMEDEKQGDVTVDLYTALDMESSAVEERSPELVNNQSLGLLNGFLSVDDWYHAHILFDRLSPLNPVAHDQICKGLFRIIEKSISSAYAAVRQTDHQNLVTSSASGYDFSEATDGTTPKTSFIHLPKELFQMLASAGPYLYRNTLLLQKVCRVLRGYYLSALELVNCSGGPVSLASTTAGIRDPNQHLRVAKAKVEDALGTCILPSLQLIPANPAVGQEIWELMCLLPYEARYHLYGEWEKENERIPMVLAARQTAKLDTRRILKRLAKENLKQLGRMVAKLAHANPMTVLRTIVHQIEAYRDMIAPVVDAFKYLTQLEYDILEYVVIERLAQGGRDKLKDDGVNLCDWLQSLASFWGHLCKKYPSMELRGLFQYLVNQLKKGKGIELVLLQELIQQMANVQYTENMTEEQLDAMAGSETLRYQATAFGMTRNNKALVRSTNRLRDSLLPKDEPKLALPLLLLIAQHRALVVINADAPYIKMVSEQFDRCHGTLLQYVEFLNSALTPTTAYAQLIPPLEDLVHKYHLDPEVAFLIYRPVMRLFKCASGSDPDVFWPCNNIKETSMSNTQSESSIPTTELVVDLGYARKPIMWSELLDTVKEVLPSKAWNSLSPDLYATFWGLTLYDLYVPKSRYDSEIAKQHAALKALEELSDNSSSAITKRKKDKERIQELLDRLTYELRKHEENAASVRQRLAREKDKWLSSCPDTLKINMEFLQRCIFPRCIFSMPDAVYCAQFVRTLHSLGTPFFNTVNHIDVLICKTLQPMICCCTEYEAGRLGRFLFETLEMAYHWKKKESTYERECGNMPGFAVYYRYPNSQRVTYGQFVRVHWKWSCRITRLLIQCLESNEYMEIRNALIMLTKISSVFPVTRKSGINLEKRVAKIKGDEREDLKVLATGVAAALASRKSLWVTDEEFCMGYVDLKPAAVTASKPLGVTVPNGSSLKAPQMESAVMKNSTIAGQLNDSGNLNKDPTLRARPLDGRLDRTESITVPKSDPEQPKLKGGSLTNGLEIQCVSTVAVPSGMIQKHTDDPTKGQCDETMAKVAQKTGDSELKATTKRSIGAPLTKQSKHDGIKDENKSVKPVTRHASPLVTSSSERDLPAYPADGRQSAPSSTATTNGNTVPLSSKVSKAEGGATRPSEPRVSAGKEIDDVEASKTANLSSFPEDSLTASKSMDKQQKRAIPSEELDRLSKRRKDNNVRDGDGEGRFSDRDRSMDARFPHADVDKTGIDDQGLSRATEKLLDRSKEKGSERYDRDHRERLERPDKSIGDEVLSERPRDRSMERHGRERSIERAHDRNFDRVEKLKDDRYKDDRSKLRYSEAPLEKSHIDDRDRFNRQSLPPPPPLPSHMVPQSVSGSRRDEDADRRVSNTRHMQRLSPRHEEKDRRRSEEISLASDDAKRRREEDFRERKRDERDGSAIKVEEREKVNIAKDDLDTNAASKRRKLKRDHLSSSDVSEYPMGVQPLPSASVSVSQSLYDGRERAERKVSAIQRAGFLEEPSPRMHDFSFPRSFSAVNVFDFMTENGTTTRG, encoded by the exons ATGAGCCTTCCGCCTATAGAATGTAAATTCATCACAGAAGAGTGTCTTCGCGAATGGAAGAATGGAAACACTAACTTTATGCTACCAGACTCGGTGCCGATGCTTCGATTTCTATATGAGCTTTGTTGGACTATG GTCTATGGAGACTTGCCTTTTCAGAAGTGTAAAGTAGCATTAGATTCGGTTGAATTTTCCGACAAGACAACAAATGAAGAGATAAGTTCAGTTTTTGCAGATATTGTGACTCAGATGTCTCAAGAT CTTACAATGCCTGGGGAGAACCGTGCGCGTCTTATTACAGTG GCCAAGTGGCTGGTGGAGTCTGCGTTGGTTCCATTGAGGCTTTTCCAGGAGCGTTGTGAG GAAGAATTCCTCCGGGAATCTGAAATGATCAAGATAAAGGCACCAGATCTGAAGGCCAAGGAG GTTAGAGTAAACACACGGCTTCTTTACCAGCAAACAAAATTCAACCTTCTTCGGGAGGAGAGCGAGGGGTATGCAAAACTG GTAACCCTTCTTTGTCAAAGTGGTGCCGAGGCTTTATCACAGAATGCATCGGGAGCAACTATCAGCACAATTAAG TCATTAATTGGACATTTTGATCTCGATCCAAATCGCGTGTTCGATATC GTACTGGAGTGCTTTGAACTACAGCCGGACAATCACCTTTTCTTAGACTTGATACCTATATTTCCCAAG TCCCATGCTTCTCAAATATTGGGGTTCAAGTTTCAGTATTATCAACGTATGGATGTGATGAGCCCTGTTCCATCGGGGCTTTATCAGCTTGCAGCTGCGCTTGTTAAAGCAGACTTCATTAATCTTGATAGCAT ATATTCGCACTTACTTCCTAAGGACGAAGATGCTTTTGAACTCTATGACTCGTTCTCAGCAAAGCGTTTTGATGAG GCTCACAAAATTGGCAAAATAAATCTGGCTGCTACTGGTAAGGACCTGATGGAGGATGAGAAGCAAGGTGATGTAACAGTAGATCTTTATACTGCCTTGGATATGGAAAGCTCTGCTGTTGAAGAACGTTCCCCTGAGCTTGTAAATAATCAGAGTTTGGGCCTGCTTAATGGATTTCTTTCTGTAGATGACTG GTATCATGCACACATCCTATTTGATCGTCTCTCCCCTCTCAATCCTGTGGCACATGATCAGATCTGTAAGGGCTTGTTTAG GATTATTGAAAAATCAATCTCGTCCGCCTATGCTGCTGTCCGCCaaacagatcatcaaaatctcGTCACCTCCTCTGCTTCTGGTTACGATTTCTCAGAAGCTACAGATGGAACAACGCCAAAGACATCATTTATTCATCTTCCCAAGGAGCTATTTCAGATGCTTGCTTCTGCTGGACCTTATCTTTACCGTAACACTCTACTGCTACAAAAG GTTTGTAGAGTATTGAGGGGCTATTACCTATCCGCATTGGAACTAGTGAATTGCAGTGGAGGACCAGTTTCTCTTGCATCTACgactgctgggattagagatccTAATCAGCACTTACGAGTTGCTAAAGCAAAAGTTGAGGATGCTCTTGGTACATGCATACTTCCTTCATTGCAGTTAATACCCGCAAATCCTGCAGTGGGCCAGGAAATATGGGAATTAATGTGTCTTCTGCCGTATGAG GCGCGTTATCATTTGTATGGtgaatgggaaaaagaaaatgagCGCATTCCAATGGTTTTGGCTGCAAGACAAACGGCAAAG TTGGATACACGGAGAATCTTGAAACGGCTTGCGAAAGAAAATCTCAAGCAACTAGGTCGAATGGTGGCAAAACTTGCTCACGCCAATCCTATGACTGTATTGCGGACGATTGTTCATCAG ATTGAGGCATATAGGGATATGATCGCACCTGTTGTAGATGCTTTCAAGTACTTGACACAG CTGGAATACGATATTTTGGAGTATGTAGTAATTGAAAGGTTGGCACAAGGTGGGCGCGATAAACTAAAAGATGATGGTGTTAATTTGTGCGATTGGCTTCAGTCTTTGGCTTCCTTTTGGGGACATTT GTGTAAGAAGTACCCTTCAATGGAATTAAGGGGTCTTTTCCAGTACCTTGTTAATCAGCTGAAAAAGGGGAAGGGAATTGAGCTTGTCCTCTTGCAG GAGCTTATCCAGCAAATGGCAAATGTTCAGTATACAGAGAATATGACCGAGGAACAACTGGATGCAATGGCAGGGAGCGAAACACTACGCTATCAAGCTACTGCATTCGGAATGACCAGAAACAATAAG GCATTGGTTAGATCTACCAACAGGCTAAGGGACTCGCTGCTTCCAAAGGATGAACCTAAGTTGGCACTTCCGCTTTTGTTGCTCATAGCGCAGCATCGTGCTCT GGTTGTCATAAATGCAGATGCACCATACATTAAGATGGTCAGTGAGCAGTTTGATAGGTGTCATGGGACTCTTTTGCAGTATGTGGAGTTTCTGAACAGTGCTCTAACTCCAACTACTGCCTATGCTCAACTGATACCTCCGCTAGAAGATCTTGTACACAAATACCACCTTGACCCAGAG GTGGCGTTCTTGATATATCGTCCTGTCATGAGGCTGTTTAAGTGTGCAAGTGGCTCTGATCCTGATGTATTCTGGCCGTGTAATAATATCAAAGAGACAAGTATGTCAAACACGCAGTCTGAATCTTCAATCCCAACTACTGAACTGGTTGTGGATCTTGGTTACGCGCGCAAGCCTATCAT GTGGTCAGAGCTTCTTGATACAGTCAAAGAAGTGTTGCCTTCGAAAGCATGGAATAGCTTATCTCCCGATCTATATGCCACATTTTGGGGACTCACACTTTATGATCTATATGTTCCTAAAAGTCGTTATGATTCTGAAATCGCCAAACAACATGCCGCTCTTAAAGCATTAGAAGAACTTTCAGACAACTCTAGTTCGGCTATTACCAAAAGGAAAAAGGATAAGGAACGCATTCAAGAGTTGCTAGATCGTTTGACTTATGAACTCCGCAAGCATGAGGAAAATGCCGCATCTGTGCGCCAGCGGCTTGCCCGGGAAAAAGACAAGTGGCTCAGCTCCTGTCCTGATACTCTGAAAATTAATATGGAATTTCTTCAGCGCTGTATTTTTCCTCGATGCATTTTCAGCATGCCAGACGCTGTTTACTGTGCCCAGTTTGTGCGCACTCTACATTCTCTTGGCACCCCATTTTTTAACACTGTTAATCATATTGATGTCCTAATATGCAAGACCTTACAACCAATGATCTGCTGTTGCACCGAATACGAAGCTGGCAGACTTGGAAGGTTTTTGTTTGAGACTTTAGAGATGGCTTATCATTGGAAG AAGAAGGAGTCAACATATGAACGTGAGTGTGGAAATATGCCAGGGTTTGCCGTCTACTACAGATACCCAAACAGCCAACGCGTCACATATGGCCAGTTCGTCAGA GTACACTGGAAATGGAGCTGTAGAATAACTCGATTGCTGATACAGTGCCTGGAATCAAATGAGTACATGGAAATTCGAAATGCTCTTATTATGTTGACGAAAATTTCAAGTGTTTTCCCAGTTACTCGAAAAAGTGGGATTAATCTTGAAAAGCGG GTAGCTAAAATTAAAGGGGATGAGAGAGAGGACCTCAAGGTATTGGCTACAGGTGTTGCTGCAGCTTTGGCTTCACGAAAG AGTTTGTGGGTTACCGATGAAGAGTTCTGTATGGGTTATGTTGATCTAAAACCTGCAGCTGTAACAGCTTCAAAACCGTTAGGTGTTACAGTACCAAATGGTTCTTCTCTTAAAGCTCCTCAAATGGAGTCTGCTGTAATGAAGAATAGCACGATTGCAGGCCAACTTAATGATTCTGGAAATCTGAATAAGGACCCAACCTTGAGGGCAAGACCTCTAGATGGGAGACTGGACAGAACAGAAAGCATTACAGTACCAAAATCTGATCCAGAGCAACCAAAGCTAAAAGGTGGCTCACTAACAAATGGCCTGGAGATACAATGTGTGTCCACCGTTGCAGTACCATCTGGGATGATCCAGAAGCATACAGATGATCCTACAAAAGGCCAATGTGATGAGACCATGGCTAAAGTTGCTCAAAAGACCGGGGACTCTGAG CTGAAGGCTACAACCAAAAGATCAATTGGTGCTCCTCTTACAAAACAGTCTAAACATGACGGAATTAAGGACGAAAATAAATCTGTTAAACCTGTCACTAGACATGCTAGTCCTCTTGTAACATCATCCAGTGAAAGAGATCTCCCTGCGTATCCTGCGGATGGTAGGCAAAGTGCACCCTCTTCCACTGCTACAACAAATGGTAACACAGTGCCGCTGTCCTCTAAAGTTTCAAAAGCGGAAGGTGGTGCTACTAGGCCCtctgaacctagggtttcagctGGAAAAGAAATAGATGATGTCGAAGCTTCTAAAACTGCAAATTTGTCGTCCTTTCCAGAAGATTCTCTGACTGCTTCAAAGTCTATGGACAAGCAGCAAAAGAGGGCCATTCCATCTGAAGAATTGGATAGgctgagcaaaagaaggaaagaCAATAATGTAAGagatggagatggtgaaggtcgATTTTCTGATCGAGATAGGTCTATGGATGCACGGTTCCCTCATGCTGATGTGGACAAAACTGGAATAGATGATCAGGGTCTCAGTAGAGCCACTGAGAAGCTTTTAGACAGATCGAAAGAAAAGGGCAGTGAGAGGTATGACAGAGACCACAGAGAAAGATTGGAACGACCTGATAAGTCAATTGGGGATGAAGTTCTCAGTGAAAGGCCTAGGGATAGGTCGATGGAAAGACATGGAAGAGAACGTTCAATTGAAAGAGCCCATGATAGGAATTTTGACAGAGTTGAAAAACTAAAGGATGATAGGTATAAGGATGATAGGAGTAAACTTCGTTACAGTGAGGCGCCTTTAGAAAAATCCCATATCGATGACCGTGACCGTTTTAACAGACAAAGCTTGCCTCCACCGCCGCCTCTGCCTTCCCATATGGTTCCCCAATCAGTTAGCGGCAGTCGGAGAGATGAAGATGCCGATAGAAGGGTCAGTAATACCAGACACATGCAAAGGCTCTCCCCTAGACACGAAGAAAAAGACCGTAGACGGTCGGAGGAGATTTCTTTAGCTTCGGATGATGCAAAACGAAGAAGAGAAGAGGACTTCCGTGAAAGAAAGCGTGATGAGCGAGATGGCTCAGCAATAAAG GTGGAGGAGAGAGAAAAAGTAAACATTGCGAAGGATGACTTGGACACAAATGCAGCATCGAAGAGGAGGAAACTTAAGCGAGACCATCTATCATCTTCTGACGTCAGTGAGTATCCAATGGGAGTGCAACCCCTCCCTTCCGCTTCTGTTAGTGTGTCACAGTCATTGTACGATGGGAGGGAACGGGCAGAACGGAAAGTTTCAGCGATCCAACGAGCAGGTTTCCTTGAGGAACCTTCGCCGAGAATGCATG ATTTCAGTTTTCCCCGGAGCTTTTCTGCCGTAAACGTTTTCG ACTTTATGACAGAGAATGGGACGACGACAAGAGGCTGA
- the LOC113298371 gene encoding THO complex subunit 2-like isoform X1, with product MSLPPIECKFITEECLREWKNGNTNFMLPDSVPMLRFLYELCWTMVYGDLPFQKCKVALDSVEFSDKTTNEEISSVFADIVTQMSQDLTMPGENRARLITVAKWLVESALVPLRLFQERCEEEFLRESEMIKIKAPDLKAKEVRVNTRLLYQQTKFNLLREESEGYAKLVTLLCQSGAEALSQNASGATISTIKSLIGHFDLDPNRVFDIVLECFELQPDNHLFLDLIPIFPKSHASQILGFKFQYYQRMDVMSPVPSGLYQLAAALVKADFINLDSIYSHLLPKDEDAFELYDSFSAKRFDEAHKIGKINLAATGKDLMEDEKQGDVTVDLYTALDMESSAVEERSPELVNNQSLGLLNGFLSVDDWYHAHILFDRLSPLNPVAHDQICKGLFRIIEKSISSAYAAVRQTDHQNLVTSSASGYDFSEATDGTTPKTSFIHLPKELFQMLASAGPYLYRNTLLLQKVCRVLRGYYLSALELVNCSGGPVSLASTTAGIRDPNQHLRVAKAKVEDALGTCILPSLQLIPANPAVGQEIWELMCLLPYEARYHLYGEWEKENERIPMVLAARQTAKLDTRRILKRLAKENLKQLGRMVAKLAHANPMTVLRTIVHQIEAYRDMIAPVVDAFKYLTQLEYDILEYVVIERLAQGGRDKLKDDGVNLCDWLQSLASFWGHLCKKYPSMELRGLFQYLVNQLKKGKGIELVLLQELIQQMANVQYTENMTEEQLDAMAGSETLRYQATAFGMTRNNKALVRSTNRLRDSLLPKDEPKLALPLLLLIAQHRALVVINADAPYIKMVSEQFDRCHGTLLQYVEFLNSALTPTTAYAQLIPPLEDLVHKYHLDPEVAFLIYRPVMRLFKCASGSDPDVFWPCNNIKETSMSNTQSESSIPTTELVVDLGYARKPIMWSELLDTVKEVLPSKAWNSLSPDLYATFWGLTLYDLYVPKSRYDSEIAKQHAALKALEELSDNSSSAITKRKKDKERIQELLDRLTYELRKHEENAASVRQRLAREKDKWLSSCPDTLKINMEFLQRCIFPRCIFSMPDAVYCAQFVRTLHSLGTPFFNTVNHIDVLICKTLQPMICCCTEYEAGRLGRFLFETLEMAYHWKKKESTYERECGNMPGFAVYYRYPNSQRVTYGQFVRVHWKWSCRITRLLIQCLESNEYMEIRNALIMLTKISSVFPVTRKSGINLEKRVAKIKGDEREDLKVLATGVAAALASRKSLWVTDEEFCMGYVDLKPAAVTASKPLGVTVPNGSSLKAPQMESAVMKNSTIAGQLNDSGNLNKDPTLRARPLDGRLDRTESITVPKSDPEQPKLKGGSLTNGLEIQCVSTVAVPSGMIQKHTDDPTKGQCDETMAKVAQKTGDSELKATTKRSIGAPLTKQSKHDGIKDENKSVKPVTRHASPLVTSSSERDLPAYPADGRQSAPSSTATTNGNTVPLSSKVSKAEGGATRPSEPRVSAGKEIDDVEASKTANLSSFPEDSLTASKSMDKQQKRAIPSEELDRLSKRRKDNNVRDGDGEGRFSDRDRSMDARFPHADVDKTGIDDQGLSRATEKLLDRSKEKGSERYDRDHRERLERPDKSIGDEVLSERPRDRSMERHGRERSIERAHDRNFDRVEKLKDDRYKDDRSKLRYSEAPLEKSHIDDRDRFNRQSLPPPPPLPSHMVPQSVSGSRRDEDADRRVSNTRHMQRLSPRHEEKDRRRSEEISLASDDAKRRREEDFRERKRDERDGSAIKVEEREKVNIAKDDLDTNAASKRRKLKRDHLSSSDVSEYPMGVQPLPSASVSVSQSLYDGRERAERKVSAIQRAGFLEEPSPRMHGKEAANKITRRDSEQLYDREWDDDKRLRPEQKRRHRK from the exons ATGAGCCTTCCGCCTATAGAATGTAAATTCATCACAGAAGAGTGTCTTCGCGAATGGAAGAATGGAAACACTAACTTTATGCTACCAGACTCGGTGCCGATGCTTCGATTTCTATATGAGCTTTGTTGGACTATG GTCTATGGAGACTTGCCTTTTCAGAAGTGTAAAGTAGCATTAGATTCGGTTGAATTTTCCGACAAGACAACAAATGAAGAGATAAGTTCAGTTTTTGCAGATATTGTGACTCAGATGTCTCAAGAT CTTACAATGCCTGGGGAGAACCGTGCGCGTCTTATTACAGTG GCCAAGTGGCTGGTGGAGTCTGCGTTGGTTCCATTGAGGCTTTTCCAGGAGCGTTGTGAG GAAGAATTCCTCCGGGAATCTGAAATGATCAAGATAAAGGCACCAGATCTGAAGGCCAAGGAG GTTAGAGTAAACACACGGCTTCTTTACCAGCAAACAAAATTCAACCTTCTTCGGGAGGAGAGCGAGGGGTATGCAAAACTG GTAACCCTTCTTTGTCAAAGTGGTGCCGAGGCTTTATCACAGAATGCATCGGGAGCAACTATCAGCACAATTAAG TCATTAATTGGACATTTTGATCTCGATCCAAATCGCGTGTTCGATATC GTACTGGAGTGCTTTGAACTACAGCCGGACAATCACCTTTTCTTAGACTTGATACCTATATTTCCCAAG TCCCATGCTTCTCAAATATTGGGGTTCAAGTTTCAGTATTATCAACGTATGGATGTGATGAGCCCTGTTCCATCGGGGCTTTATCAGCTTGCAGCTGCGCTTGTTAAAGCAGACTTCATTAATCTTGATAGCAT ATATTCGCACTTACTTCCTAAGGACGAAGATGCTTTTGAACTCTATGACTCGTTCTCAGCAAAGCGTTTTGATGAG GCTCACAAAATTGGCAAAATAAATCTGGCTGCTACTGGTAAGGACCTGATGGAGGATGAGAAGCAAGGTGATGTAACAGTAGATCTTTATACTGCCTTGGATATGGAAAGCTCTGCTGTTGAAGAACGTTCCCCTGAGCTTGTAAATAATCAGAGTTTGGGCCTGCTTAATGGATTTCTTTCTGTAGATGACTG GTATCATGCACACATCCTATTTGATCGTCTCTCCCCTCTCAATCCTGTGGCACATGATCAGATCTGTAAGGGCTTGTTTAG GATTATTGAAAAATCAATCTCGTCCGCCTATGCTGCTGTCCGCCaaacagatcatcaaaatctcGTCACCTCCTCTGCTTCTGGTTACGATTTCTCAGAAGCTACAGATGGAACAACGCCAAAGACATCATTTATTCATCTTCCCAAGGAGCTATTTCAGATGCTTGCTTCTGCTGGACCTTATCTTTACCGTAACACTCTACTGCTACAAAAG GTTTGTAGAGTATTGAGGGGCTATTACCTATCCGCATTGGAACTAGTGAATTGCAGTGGAGGACCAGTTTCTCTTGCATCTACgactgctgggattagagatccTAATCAGCACTTACGAGTTGCTAAAGCAAAAGTTGAGGATGCTCTTGGTACATGCATACTTCCTTCATTGCAGTTAATACCCGCAAATCCTGCAGTGGGCCAGGAAATATGGGAATTAATGTGTCTTCTGCCGTATGAG GCGCGTTATCATTTGTATGGtgaatgggaaaaagaaaatgagCGCATTCCAATGGTTTTGGCTGCAAGACAAACGGCAAAG TTGGATACACGGAGAATCTTGAAACGGCTTGCGAAAGAAAATCTCAAGCAACTAGGTCGAATGGTGGCAAAACTTGCTCACGCCAATCCTATGACTGTATTGCGGACGATTGTTCATCAG ATTGAGGCATATAGGGATATGATCGCACCTGTTGTAGATGCTTTCAAGTACTTGACACAG CTGGAATACGATATTTTGGAGTATGTAGTAATTGAAAGGTTGGCACAAGGTGGGCGCGATAAACTAAAAGATGATGGTGTTAATTTGTGCGATTGGCTTCAGTCTTTGGCTTCCTTTTGGGGACATTT GTGTAAGAAGTACCCTTCAATGGAATTAAGGGGTCTTTTCCAGTACCTTGTTAATCAGCTGAAAAAGGGGAAGGGAATTGAGCTTGTCCTCTTGCAG GAGCTTATCCAGCAAATGGCAAATGTTCAGTATACAGAGAATATGACCGAGGAACAACTGGATGCAATGGCAGGGAGCGAAACACTACGCTATCAAGCTACTGCATTCGGAATGACCAGAAACAATAAG GCATTGGTTAGATCTACCAACAGGCTAAGGGACTCGCTGCTTCCAAAGGATGAACCTAAGTTGGCACTTCCGCTTTTGTTGCTCATAGCGCAGCATCGTGCTCT GGTTGTCATAAATGCAGATGCACCATACATTAAGATGGTCAGTGAGCAGTTTGATAGGTGTCATGGGACTCTTTTGCAGTATGTGGAGTTTCTGAACAGTGCTCTAACTCCAACTACTGCCTATGCTCAACTGATACCTCCGCTAGAAGATCTTGTACACAAATACCACCTTGACCCAGAG GTGGCGTTCTTGATATATCGTCCTGTCATGAGGCTGTTTAAGTGTGCAAGTGGCTCTGATCCTGATGTATTCTGGCCGTGTAATAATATCAAAGAGACAAGTATGTCAAACACGCAGTCTGAATCTTCAATCCCAACTACTGAACTGGTTGTGGATCTTGGTTACGCGCGCAAGCCTATCAT GTGGTCAGAGCTTCTTGATACAGTCAAAGAAGTGTTGCCTTCGAAAGCATGGAATAGCTTATCTCCCGATCTATATGCCACATTTTGGGGACTCACACTTTATGATCTATATGTTCCTAAAAGTCGTTATGATTCTGAAATCGCCAAACAACATGCCGCTCTTAAAGCATTAGAAGAACTTTCAGACAACTCTAGTTCGGCTATTACCAAAAGGAAAAAGGATAAGGAACGCATTCAAGAGTTGCTAGATCGTTTGACTTATGAACTCCGCAAGCATGAGGAAAATGCCGCATCTGTGCGCCAGCGGCTTGCCCGGGAAAAAGACAAGTGGCTCAGCTCCTGTCCTGATACTCTGAAAATTAATATGGAATTTCTTCAGCGCTGTATTTTTCCTCGATGCATTTTCAGCATGCCAGACGCTGTTTACTGTGCCCAGTTTGTGCGCACTCTACATTCTCTTGGCACCCCATTTTTTAACACTGTTAATCATATTGATGTCCTAATATGCAAGACCTTACAACCAATGATCTGCTGTTGCACCGAATACGAAGCTGGCAGACTTGGAAGGTTTTTGTTTGAGACTTTAGAGATGGCTTATCATTGGAAG AAGAAGGAGTCAACATATGAACGTGAGTGTGGAAATATGCCAGGGTTTGCCGTCTACTACAGATACCCAAACAGCCAACGCGTCACATATGGCCAGTTCGTCAGA GTACACTGGAAATGGAGCTGTAGAATAACTCGATTGCTGATACAGTGCCTGGAATCAAATGAGTACATGGAAATTCGAAATGCTCTTATTATGTTGACGAAAATTTCAAGTGTTTTCCCAGTTACTCGAAAAAGTGGGATTAATCTTGAAAAGCGG GTAGCTAAAATTAAAGGGGATGAGAGAGAGGACCTCAAGGTATTGGCTACAGGTGTTGCTGCAGCTTTGGCTTCACGAAAG AGTTTGTGGGTTACCGATGAAGAGTTCTGTATGGGTTATGTTGATCTAAAACCTGCAGCTGTAACAGCTTCAAAACCGTTAGGTGTTACAGTACCAAATGGTTCTTCTCTTAAAGCTCCTCAAATGGAGTCTGCTGTAATGAAGAATAGCACGATTGCAGGCCAACTTAATGATTCTGGAAATCTGAATAAGGACCCAACCTTGAGGGCAAGACCTCTAGATGGGAGACTGGACAGAACAGAAAGCATTACAGTACCAAAATCTGATCCAGAGCAACCAAAGCTAAAAGGTGGCTCACTAACAAATGGCCTGGAGATACAATGTGTGTCCACCGTTGCAGTACCATCTGGGATGATCCAGAAGCATACAGATGATCCTACAAAAGGCCAATGTGATGAGACCATGGCTAAAGTTGCTCAAAAGACCGGGGACTCTGAG CTGAAGGCTACAACCAAAAGATCAATTGGTGCTCCTCTTACAAAACAGTCTAAACATGACGGAATTAAGGACGAAAATAAATCTGTTAAACCTGTCACTAGACATGCTAGTCCTCTTGTAACATCATCCAGTGAAAGAGATCTCCCTGCGTATCCTGCGGATGGTAGGCAAAGTGCACCCTCTTCCACTGCTACAACAAATGGTAACACAGTGCCGCTGTCCTCTAAAGTTTCAAAAGCGGAAGGTGGTGCTACTAGGCCCtctgaacctagggtttcagctGGAAAAGAAATAGATGATGTCGAAGCTTCTAAAACTGCAAATTTGTCGTCCTTTCCAGAAGATTCTCTGACTGCTTCAAAGTCTATGGACAAGCAGCAAAAGAGGGCCATTCCATCTGAAGAATTGGATAGgctgagcaaaagaaggaaagaCAATAATGTAAGagatggagatggtgaaggtcgATTTTCTGATCGAGATAGGTCTATGGATGCACGGTTCCCTCATGCTGATGTGGACAAAACTGGAATAGATGATCAGGGTCTCAGTAGAGCCACTGAGAAGCTTTTAGACAGATCGAAAGAAAAGGGCAGTGAGAGGTATGACAGAGACCACAGAGAAAGATTGGAACGACCTGATAAGTCAATTGGGGATGAAGTTCTCAGTGAAAGGCCTAGGGATAGGTCGATGGAAAGACATGGAAGAGAACGTTCAATTGAAAGAGCCCATGATAGGAATTTTGACAGAGTTGAAAAACTAAAGGATGATAGGTATAAGGATGATAGGAGTAAACTTCGTTACAGTGAGGCGCCTTTAGAAAAATCCCATATCGATGACCGTGACCGTTTTAACAGACAAAGCTTGCCTCCACCGCCGCCTCTGCCTTCCCATATGGTTCCCCAATCAGTTAGCGGCAGTCGGAGAGATGAAGATGCCGATAGAAGGGTCAGTAATACCAGACACATGCAAAGGCTCTCCCCTAGACACGAAGAAAAAGACCGTAGACGGTCGGAGGAGATTTCTTTAGCTTCGGATGATGCAAAACGAAGAAGAGAAGAGGACTTCCGTGAAAGAAAGCGTGATGAGCGAGATGGCTCAGCAATAAAG GTGGAGGAGAGAGAAAAAGTAAACATTGCGAAGGATGACTTGGACACAAATGCAGCATCGAAGAGGAGGAAACTTAAGCGAGACCATCTATCATCTTCTGACGTCAGTGAGTATCCAATGGGAGTGCAACCCCTCCCTTCCGCTTCTGTTAGTGTGTCACAGTCATTGTACGATGGGAGGGAACGGGCAGAACGGAAAGTTTCAGCGATCCAACGAGCAGGTTTCCTTGAGGAACCTTCGCCGAGAATGCATGGTAAAGAGGCTGCCAACAAGATAACCCGTCGTGATAGTGAACA ACTTTATGACAGAGAATGGGACGACGACAAGAGGCTGAGACCAGAACAGAAACGAAGGCATCGGAAATAG